A stretch of the Synechocystis sp. PCC 7338 genome encodes the following:
- a CDS encoding TVP38/TMEM64 family protein: MVFFASPALAQESSVGDFNPQNWLLIALQWIDGLGTAGAIAFILLYVVATVAFLPGSILTLGAGVVFGVVLGSVYVFVGATLGATGAFLVGRYLARGWVAKKIAGNQKFKAIDEAVGREGLKIVILTRLSPVFPFNLLNYGYGITGVSLKDYVVGSLGMIPGTIMYVYIGSLAGSLATVGAETNQANPNLQWAIRIIGFIATVAVTFYVTKVAKKALDDAILTSEVVE, translated from the coding sequence ATGGTTTTCTTTGCCAGTCCTGCCCTAGCCCAGGAAAGCAGTGTCGGGGATTTTAATCCCCAAAATTGGTTACTCATTGCCCTGCAATGGATTGATGGTTTAGGTACTGCCGGGGCGATCGCCTTTATTTTGCTTTATGTGGTGGCAACGGTAGCTTTTCTGCCGGGTTCAATTTTAACCTTAGGTGCTGGAGTTGTGTTCGGGGTAGTGCTCGGCTCAGTCTATGTTTTTGTTGGAGCCACCCTGGGAGCAACGGGGGCATTCCTGGTGGGACGATACTTAGCCCGGGGTTGGGTAGCGAAAAAAATTGCCGGCAATCAAAAATTCAAAGCTATTGATGAAGCGGTGGGTAGAGAAGGCCTAAAAATTGTCATTTTAACTAGACTTTCTCCAGTTTTTCCTTTTAATTTATTGAATTACGGTTATGGCATCACCGGCGTTTCCTTAAAGGATTATGTCGTTGGTTCCCTTGGCATGATTCCCGGCACTATTATGTATGTTTACATTGGCTCTTTAGCTGGAAGCTTAGCTACTGTGGGAGCGGAAACGAACCAAGCCAATCCCAATTTGCAATGGGCAATTCGAATTATTGGCTTTATTGCCACCGTCGCTGTTACTTTTTACGTCACTAAAGTTGCCAAAAAAGCTTTAGACGATGCAATTCTAACATCGGAAGTAGTTGAATAA